A single genomic interval of Labrus mixtus chromosome 6, fLabMix1.1, whole genome shotgun sequence harbors:
- the flrt3 gene encoding leucine-rich repeat transmembrane protein FLRT3 — MVRQCKAFVLFLVRIGLLLGLANPLVTSASCPSSCRCDGTFIYCNDRGLTSIPTGLPLDATVLFLQNNHIKSSGIPAELRRLVNVEKIYLYCNNLDEFPTNLPLGLKELHLQENNVRMITHSSLAQIPYIEELHLDDNSVSAVSIEEGAFRDSTHLRLLFLSRNHLSTIPSGLPMSIEELRFDDNRISSISEQSLQDLINLKRLILDGNLLNNRGIGEMAFINLINLTELSLMRNSLTSPPANLPGTSLEKLQLQDNHINRVPPGAFAFLRQLYRLDLSGNNLSSLPQGVFEDLDNLTQLLLRNNPWQCTCRMKWVRDWLRSLPAKVNVRGFMCQGPDKVKGMAIKDLTTDMFDCSDSELFPSYETSTVSNTVRPTQPQWPSFVTRRPVVKAPDFGRNYHSTTTSSGRKIITISVKSTSAEAIHISWRVSQPMTALRLSWLKLGHSSAFGSITETIVQGERTEYLLTALEPESAYRICMVPMDTSNIYLSDETPVCIETETGSHKSYNPTTTLNREQEKEPYKNSSLPLAAIIGGAVALLAIIMLALVCWYVHRNGSLFSRNCTYNKGRRRKDDYAEAGTKKDTSILEIRETSFQMIPISHLPVSKEEFVIHTIFPPNGLSLYKSPPHTENNVNNRSYRDSGIPDSDHSHS, encoded by the coding sequence ATGGTGCGTCAGTGCAAGGCCTTCGTCCTCTTCCTGGTCCGGATCGGGCTGCTGCTGGGTCTCGCTAACCCCCTGGTGACCTCTGCCTCGTGCCCCTCGTCCTGCCGCTGCGACGGGACCTTCATCTACTGCAACGACCGCGGCCTGACTTCCATCCCCACCGGTCTACCCCTGGACGCCACGGTGCTCTTCCTGCAGAACAATCACATCAAGAGCTCGGGCATTCCCGCCGAGCTGCGCAGGCTGGTGAACGTGGAGAAGATCTACCTGTACTGCAACAATCTGGACGAGTTCCCCACCAACCTTCCACTCGGGCTCAAAGAGCTTCACCTGCAGGAGAACAACGTCCGGATGATCACCCACTCGTCTTTGGCTCAGATTCCTTACATCGAGGAGCTGCACCTGGATGATAACTCTGTGTCGGCCGTCAGCATCGAGGAGGGCGCCTTCAGGGACAGCACCCACCTCAGACTGCTTTTCCTCTCCAGAAACCACCTGAGCACCATCCCCTCGGGCCTCCCCATGAGCATCGAGGAGCTGCGCTTCGACGACAACCGCATCTCCTCCATCTCGGAGCAGTCGCTGCAGGACCTCATCAACCTGAAGCGGCTCATCCTGGACGGCAACCTGCTCAACAACCGCGGGATCGGCGAGATGGCGTTCATCAACCTGATCAACCTGACCGAGCTCTCGCTGATGAGAAACTCCCTGACGTCGCCGCCGGCCAACTTGCCCGGCACCAGCCTGGAGAAGCTCCAGCTGCAGGATAATCACATCAATCGGGTCCCGCCGGGGGCGTTCGCCTTCCTCAGGCAGCTGTATCGCCTGGACCTGTCGGGCAACAACCTGAGCAGCCTCCCTCAGGGCGTGTTTGAAGACCTGGACAATCTCACACAGCTCCTGCTGAGGAACAACCCCTGGCAGTGCACGTGCCGGATGAAGTGGGTGCGCGACTGGCTGCGGTCGCTGCCCGCCAAAGTGAACGTGCGGGGCTTCATGTGCCAGGGTCCCGACAAGGTCAAAGGCATGGCGATTAAAGACCTCACCACGGACATGTTCGACTGCTCGGATTCAGAGCTCTTCCCCTCGTATGAGACGAGCACGGTCTCCAACACAGTGCGCCCCACGCAGCCCCAGTGGCCCTCGTTTGTGACCAGACGGCCCGTGGTTAAAGCGCCCGACTTCGGTAGGAACTACCACAGCACCACCACGTCGTCGGGCAGAAAGATCATCACCATCAGCGTGAAGTCGACCAGCGCGGAGGCGATACACATATCATGGCGGGTGTCGCAGCCGATGACCGCCCTGCGGCTCAGCTGGCTGAAGCTGGGTCACAGCTCGGCCTTCGGCTCCATCACCGAGACCATCGTGCAGGGCGAGAGGACGGAGTACCTGCTCACCGCGCTGGAGCCGGAATCTGCCTACAGGATATGCATGGTTCCCATGGATACCAGCAACATTTACCTGTCAGACGAGACCCCCGTTTGCATCGAGACAGAGACCGGCTCTCACAAGTCGTACAACCCGACCACGACTTTGaacagagagcaggagaaagagCCTTACAAAAATTCCAGTCTGCCTTTGGCTGCCATCATCGGAGGGGCGGTGGCTCTTTTGGCAATAATCATGTTGGCGCTGGTGTGCTGGTACGTCCACAGGAACGGTTCGCTTTTTTCCAGGAACTGCACCTACAACAAGGGCCGCCGGAGAAAGGACGACTACGCCGAGGCCGGCACCAAGAAGGACACCTCCATCCTGGAGATACGAGAGACTTCTTTTCAAATGATTCCTATAAGTCACCTGCCCGTGTCCAAGGAGGAGTTTGTCATACACACAATTTTCCCACCGAATGGCCTGAGTTTATACAAGAGCCCGCCGCACACCGAGAACAACGTCAACAACAGGAGCTACAGAGACAGTGGAATACCAGATTCAGATCACTCCCACTCATGA